The genomic region GATTAGTATATAAAATGGAATTGGATATTTTTTAAAAACCATACTGCATGTTAATGTTAAGAATAAAAAACATGCAGTATACAAATGGTGATAAAAAATCTGTCCGATTACATAACTTAAAAGTAAGTAAATCATGCTTCATCTAAAAACATTTGAGCAATATGGTTTGCATCAAAAGGAACTTTTTCAAATTTCACACCAGACTGCTGTAATAATTCAATTGCGTATGGATGATTACGATAGTCTTGTGCATAATATATAGTTTTAATACCCGCTTGAATTATTGATTTAGTACAATTTAAGCACGGAAAATGAGTGACATATATAGTCGCGTTTTCAGTTCGGACACCTTGCTTTGAACATTGTAATAATGCATTCATTTCTGCGTGTATAGTTCGAATACAATGCCCATTTTCAATTAGACAGCCGTCGTCTATACAATGTACTTCACCAGCAACAGAGCCATTATACCCTCCAGCAATTATGCGATTGTCCTTAATAATTGTTGCACCGACAGATAGTCTTTGACACGTTGAGCGTAATGATAGTAA from Staphylococcus felis harbors:
- a CDS encoding ComE operon protein 2, translated to MDRIKWDDYFMAQAHLLSLRSTCQRLSVGATIIKDNRIIAGGYNGSVAGEVHCIDDGCLIENGHCIRTIHAEMNALLQCSKQGVRTENATIYVTHFPCLNCTKSIIQAGIKTIYYAQDYRNHPYAIELLQQSGVKFEKVPFDANHIAQMFLDEA